Proteins encoded within one genomic window of Neorhizobium galegae bv. orientalis str. HAMBI 540:
- a CDS encoding helix-turn-helix domain-containing protein translates to MSYWHSMAWHTEGIRVVAPVKWRRFDGLVSVFWEAESQSGATGYYLADDPRIMIFFNDVSSRIRVSNRDGSQDYRPMTRAVYVPAGVPMWTSSETKHRFSHLNLHMHRDRLLRFLSPSVGASAALAAVRRPVELQDVGAIETLAGLLVDEISSPAKHAVYAESLVGSIVAGLLDIPDHEAEKANGRLTQAQMNKLVSRFDGSSDCRLTVAEMAATVGLSESWFSNVFKQTTGKTPLQWQLARRIDLAKKLLVDSDLAVAEVAAQLGFTDQAHLTKAFRQIAGDTPAAWRRMRQIC, encoded by the coding sequence TTGAGTTATTGGCATTCCATGGCTTGGCATACGGAGGGGATAAGGGTTGTCGCTCCGGTCAAGTGGCGTCGTTTCGACGGATTGGTGAGCGTCTTCTGGGAAGCCGAAAGCCAATCGGGAGCCACGGGCTACTATCTGGCGGATGACCCGCGCATCATGATTTTCTTCAACGACGTGTCGTCTCGAATTCGCGTGTCGAACCGGGACGGCTCGCAGGACTACCGTCCAATGACCCGCGCCGTCTATGTCCCGGCCGGCGTACCCATGTGGACCAGCAGCGAAACCAAGCACCGATTTTCCCACCTCAACCTGCATATGCACCGGGATCGGTTGCTCCGGTTCCTGTCGCCCTCGGTTGGGGCCTCCGCCGCCTTGGCCGCGGTGCGCCGGCCGGTGGAGCTTCAGGACGTCGGCGCCATAGAGACGCTGGCGGGCCTGCTGGTCGATGAGATATCGAGCCCGGCAAAGCACGCCGTCTATGCCGAAAGCCTGGTGGGCAGCATCGTCGCCGGCCTTCTCGACATACCCGACCATGAAGCCGAAAAGGCCAATGGCAGGCTTACTCAAGCGCAGATGAACAAGCTGGTGTCGCGCTTCGACGGCTCGAGCGATTGCCGCTTGACCGTTGCCGAGATGGCCGCGACCGTCGGTCTGTCCGAAAGCTGGTTCTCCAATGTCTTCAAGCAGACAACGGGCAAGACGCCACTGCAGTGGCAGCTCGCCAGGCGCATCGACCTAGCCAAGAAGCTGCTGGTCGATAGCGATCTGGCCGTCGCGGAGGTCGCGGCCCAGCTGGGTTTCACCGACCAGGCACATTTGACCAAGGCGTTCAGGCAGATTGCCGGCGATACGCCTGCCGCCTGGCGCCGGATGCGACAGATCTGCTGA
- a CDS encoding SDR family NAD(P)-dependent oxidoreductase, translating into MNVQHPLFDLRGRHAVLTGSSRGLGFAMARGLASAGARVTLNGRDEATLSAAVDQLKTEGYEASGMVGDITKADETEAAFAGVGAVDVLVNNAGIQIRAPFLEHSAETWRRMFDTHVMGAVLPSQAVLPGMIERGGGKIINICSLMSEVGRRTVVPYTTMKGALKMLTRGMATELAHHNIQVNGIGPGYFATEMNRALMDDPVFDAFVTNRTPAARWGRPEELSGAAIFLASPASDFVNGQVLYVDGGILAAL; encoded by the coding sequence ATGAACGTCCAACATCCACTTTTCGATCTGCGGGGACGCCATGCCGTCCTCACCGGTTCGAGCCGGGGCCTCGGCTTTGCCATGGCACGCGGACTCGCCTCCGCCGGAGCGCGGGTCACGCTGAACGGGCGCGATGAGGCGACGCTTTCGGCCGCAGTGGACCAATTGAAGACGGAGGGGTACGAGGCATCGGGGATGGTCGGCGACATCACCAAGGCCGACGAGACGGAGGCAGCGTTCGCCGGCGTCGGCGCGGTCGATGTCCTCGTCAACAATGCCGGCATTCAGATCCGTGCGCCCTTCCTCGAGCATAGCGCCGAAACCTGGCGGCGGATGTTCGACACCCACGTGATGGGTGCAGTGCTTCCCTCGCAAGCCGTGCTGCCTGGCATGATCGAACGCGGTGGCGGCAAGATCATCAACATCTGCTCGCTGATGAGCGAGGTCGGCCGCAGGACCGTCGTGCCCTACACGACAATGAAAGGCGCGCTGAAAATGCTGACCCGCGGCATGGCGACGGAGCTGGCCCATCACAACATCCAGGTCAACGGCATCGGTCCGGGCTATTTCGCGACCGAGATGAACCGCGCGCTGATGGACGATCCGGTATTCGACGCCTTCGTGACGAACCGCACGCCCGCCGCTCGCTGGGGCCGGCCGGAGGAGCTTTCCGGTGCAGCGATCTTTCTGGCCTCTCCGGCGTCGGATTTCGTCAACGGCCAGGTGCTCTATGTCGATGGCGGCATCCTGGCGGCTCTTTGA
- the kdgR gene encoding DNA-binding transcriptional regulator KdgR, which yields MSELNPRTENVAAVLKVFAVMEALVEGKKVSLADLAQRAMTSKTTAHRLLQTMVELGYVEQDAETEKYGLTLKLFSLGARSLTEQTDLLRVADQAMGKLSRVTGESVNLGILDDRDQKVVYIHKYDSAYSLSMKSTLGLRNPLHSTSLGKALLAWRDDDEIRERINKMELTKLAPRTITDPQELFAQLQMARTRGFAEEVEESEAGVRCMAAPIFNYLGKPIAALSISFPMFRFDESRKSEYVDLLRTAGLTASSGLGYQPAKN from the coding sequence ATGTCAGAGTTGAACCCAAGAACCGAAAATGTCGCCGCCGTCCTCAAGGTTTTTGCCGTGATGGAGGCCTTGGTCGAGGGAAAGAAGGTGAGCCTTGCCGATCTCGCTCAACGAGCCATGACGTCGAAGACCACAGCGCATCGCCTGCTGCAGACGATGGTGGAACTTGGCTACGTGGAGCAGGATGCTGAAACGGAAAAATACGGCCTGACGCTGAAACTCTTCAGCCTGGGCGCTCGCTCGCTGACCGAGCAGACGGATCTGCTGCGTGTTGCGGACCAGGCGATGGGAAAGCTCTCTCGGGTAACCGGCGAGTCCGTCAATCTCGGTATTCTCGATGACCGCGACCAGAAGGTCGTCTACATTCACAAATATGATTCCGCCTACAGTCTCTCGATGAAATCGACGCTCGGGCTGCGTAATCCGCTGCACAGCACCTCGCTCGGCAAGGCGCTTCTTGCGTGGCGCGACGACGACGAGATCCGGGAGCGGATCAACAAGATGGAGCTGACGAAGCTCGCGCCGCGCACCATCACCGATCCGCAGGAACTGTTTGCCCAGTTGCAGATGGCCCGCACTCGTGGGTTTGCCGAAGAGGTGGAAGAGAGCGAGGCGGGCGTGCGATGCATGGCGGCGCCGATCTTCAACTACCTCGGAAAACCGATTGCTGCGCTGTCGATTTCCTTTCCGATGTTCCGCTTCGATGAAAGCCGGAAATCCGAATATGTCGATCTCCTGCGCACGGCAGGGCTCACCGCCTCTTCCGGGCTCGGCTACCAGCCCGCAAAGAACTAA